A stretch of Hydractinia symbiolongicarpus strain clone_291-10 chromosome 9, HSymV2.1, whole genome shotgun sequence DNA encodes these proteins:
- the LOC130656834 gene encoding beta-2 adrenergic receptor-like codes for MKLEEAALTIFSLISITITLFGMSVGITQKGWRKRDGILLFNTFTIDIWFSIFAVCMAVHTENERIFSNLYMFMFLLSWANQALVTINRYVVITFPFKYKIILNRSKLTVLVVTIWSAVCSFIVLSCIFHSSYSKPSYEYTNHSVVMCFAAWLRTDVIISMLAAHGALLLVVYAFEFSLWRTAKGHQNRYRSITHAVRMKEQNIEHPKKLSVTQTLQRRFSFPQNQGMAVKRTPMLLLGAHLVSIIPYFVVCILFVVNGEAVLEEQYFPRLCVMSKICISFRPLVNVSNHLSKANVRRFKSFLIRTCSNNPSSEFYTEYYIENQKAVESLKLRRESAQSMVTEVSVV; via the coding sequence ATGAAGTTAGAAGAAGCTGCATTAACTATATTCAGTTTAATATCAATTACAATCACGTTATTTGGAATGTCAGTCGGTATAACGCAAAAAGGTTGGCGAAAGCGGGACGGAATTCTACTATTTAATACCTTCACCATAGATATTTGGTTCTCTATTTTTGCCGTCTGCATGGCCGTCCACACGGAAAACGAAAGAATCTTCTCCAATCTGTATATGTTCATGTTTTTATTATCATGGGCCAATCAGGCTTTAGTGACGATTAACAGATACGTGGTAATAACTTTTCCATTTAAATATAAGATCATACTGAATCGATCTAAATTGACTGTGTTAGTTGTCACCATCTGGTCTGCAGTTTGTTCATTTATTGTGTTGTCATGCATCTTTCACTCTTCATATTCCAAACCAAGTTACGAATACACGAACCATTCTGTTGTAATGTGTTTTGCAGCGTGGCTGCGTACGGATGTTATTATTAGTATGCTTGCCGCACACGGTGCACTTTTACTTGTTGTTTACGCTTTCGAATTTTCATTATGGCGGACGGCCAAAGGTCATCAAAACAGATACCGTTCGATAACGCATGCCGTCAGAATGAAGGAACAGAACATAGAACATCCTAAAAAACTAAGTGTAACTCAAACACTGCAAAGGCGTTTCAGTTTCCCTCAAAATCAGGGTATGGCGGTTAAAAGAACGCCCATGTTGCTTTTAGGAGCGCACCTTGTATCAATTATACCGTATTTTGTAGTTTGTATCTTATTCGTGGTTAATGGTGAAGCTGTTTTAGAAGAACAATATTTTCCTAGACTATGTGTTATGTCTAAAATCTGCATATCGTTCCGACCGTTAGTCAATGTTTCAAACCACTTATCAAAAGCCAACGTGAGgagatttaaatcatttttaatccGGACTTGTTCAAATAACCCATCCAGTGAATTCTACACCGAGTACTATATAGAAAATCAAAAGGCAGTGGAGAGTTTAAAACTACGTCGAGAGTCTGCTCAATCTATGGTCACAGAAGTCAGTGTTgtataa